Proteins from one Nicotiana tabacum cultivar K326 chromosome 23, ASM71507v2, whole genome shotgun sequence genomic window:
- the LOC107816679 gene encoding uncharacterized protein LOC107816679 isoform X18: protein METKSPCPPYTVTVRRNPPRRARPTPSSAVPNSLPRSPPRNISSFPIEDILSIEVPEKQLLTEHPSSSENLKVFLRVRPLISQRETAKIEKTAAEMKKTTKNAWPKNPKSTNALPKKLKKSYEVCVTVNDAHSVTLLPPQSLQDAKRIKSEVYEGFSHVFSSQASQREVYEEMVNPLVEDFLKGKSGMLAALGPSGSGKTHTIFGCGRDPGMVPLALRRILSQEEGEKKKSRRIFYLSMFEISSEKGKSEKIFDLSQDGADLCIQQSSIKGVQQAVLYDAQQAESLIACGLLKRATAMTNSNSQSSRSQCIINIRCEYTRAGGKVGDNSNSAVLTIVDLAGAEREKKTGNQGVRLLESNFINNTSMVFGLCLRSLLEHQKNPRKPMQKHFQNSLLTRYLRDYLEGKKRMALLLTVRPGEEDYLDTSFLLRQASPYTKIKFDIVEEHGILNHNKRPVQTTPSMGKLKRMKLNQTENCEINQRSIERPELPNEEAAVEGVKDDSLTGVLVQSEEIITIEANERNILRVDHVELERKERNHQILQNFGKALWKVLKEYKRKLEVAENEICTLRDCLSCEKTRSAELENQLRDWQSNCCCRKGVSSEESSREEDEFRGKGSLDCEARQSTDQNEVDENVTCTPRDCIIIKKTRWAELENELMDWQSNCRCRKGVSSEVSSREVDELRRKISLDFEDHQSIGCNEVTSEAYSCHLEGSAHARNDERLDSTIAQQLESSIEDATGVEDLMKLIEMKAEITDLNGKATAVLSGSHSCTDQEYGQEEESSVRTSKATFINRDENDLLEEDHTLFDSVLPDCSVSSSKSSLFVENKSPFQVWEDQTQNEEDKVKSDAHTRTEERLDSTTAQKFERSIEDITGVEVPKIPDGMKAESINLKGKENALLSGSPSCTDQEYEQEEESFVCTSQATSISRDENDLLEEDHMLFDSVLPECTINSSESSLLVENNSSFPVVEDQTQNEEDKTAKTLESSTEDATGVEDQKIPDGMKAESTDLNGKANALLSGSPSFPDQEYEREENFFVSTSQATSINRDEASLLEEDHTLFDSVLPECTVNSSESSLFIENNCSFPVLEDQTHNKEDKTAQKLESSIEDATGVEDLMKPNEMKAEITRLNGKATAVLTGSRSCTDQEDGQEMESSEFVVCTSQATFINRDGASLLEEDHALFDPVLAECTVSSSESSLFVEYNSSFPVVQNQSQNEEDKKPLGPSTMLMPEEVVHALGCHDNNTPEAVTKHGSCTKLQNADRPKRRLLPVSSILLKDIGNIDFKDENEKPKGVKAEKKGTSGKNRTQGSTSLIRLLKDNLAI from the exons ATGGAGACGAAATCGCCGTGTCCGCCGTACACGGTGACCGTTCGCCGGAACCCTCCCCGGAGAGCAAGACCGACACCATCCTCCGCTGTTCCTAATTCGCTTCCCCGATCGCCGCCGCGAAACATCTCTTCATTCCCCATTGAGGATATTCTATCAATAGAAGTCCCTGAAAAACAACTTCTTACGGAGCATCCATCATCATCGGAGAATCTCAAGGTATTTCTGAGAGTCCGACCGTTAATTTCTCAACGAGAAACAGCGAAAATAGAAAAAACAGCTGCtgaaatgaagaaaacaacaaaaaatgcTTGGCCTAAAAACCCTAAGTCCACCAATGCGTTGCCGAAGAAGCTCAAAAAGAGCTATGAAGTCTGTGTGACAGTGAATGATGCACATTCCGTTACCCTATTGCCTCCGCAGAGCTTACAAGACGCCAAACGTATTAAATCAGAAGTTTATGAAGGTTTTTCACATGTCTTCTCGTCACAAGCATCTCAg AGGGAAGTTTACGAAGAAATGGTGAATCCTTTAGTTGAGGATTTTCTGAAGGGTAAGAGTGGAATGTTAGCTGCATTGGGACCAAGTGGTTCTGGGAAGACTCATACCATCTTTGGCTGTGGAAGGGACCCTGGTATGGTGCCTCTCGCTCTTCGTCGAATTTTATCACAGGAAGAAGGAGAGAAGAAGAAGTCACGAAG GATATTTTATTTGTCCATGTTTGAGATCTCTTCTGAGAAAGGAAAATCTGAAAAGATATTTGATTTATCTCAAGATGGGGCTGATTTATGCATCCAACAATCATCTATTAAAGGCGTGCAACAG GCCGTACTTTATGATGCTCAGCAAGCTGAATCGTTAATTGCATGTGGACTTTTAAAACGTGCGACAGCTATGACGAATTCAAACAGTCAATCCAG TCGTTCACAGTGCATCATAAATATCCGCTGTGAATATACGAGGGCAGGTGGAAAAGTTGGTGATAACTCAAACAGTGCTGTGCTGACTATAGTTGACCTTGCTGGAGCTGAGAGGGAAAAGAAGACTGGAAATCAG GGGGTTAGATTGCTCGAAAGTAATTTTATCAACAACACTTCGATGGTGTTTGGCCTGTGCTTAAGG TCATTACTGGAGCATCAGAAGAACCCCAGAAAACCTATGCAGAAACACTTTCAAAACTCTCTG TTGACCAGATACTTACGAGATTATTTGGAAGGGAAGAAGCGGATGGCACTG CTTTTAACTGTTAGACCTGGGGAAGAAGACTACCTTGATACTTCTTTTCTGCTAAGGCAGGCTTCACCATATACAAAAATCAA GTTTGACATCGTTGAAGAACATGGGATTTTAAACCACAATAAGAGGCCTGTGCAAACAACGCCTAGCATGGGGAAGCTTAAAAGAATGAAGTTGAACCAAACTGAAAATTGTGAG ATCAATCAAAGAAGCATTGAACGTCCTGAACTTCCGAATGAAG AAGCTGCTGTGGAAGGAGTGAAGGATGACAGCTTGACAGGCGTTCTTGTTCAGTCTGAGGAAATCATCACTATTGAAGCAAATGAGAGGAATATTCTCAGAGTTGATCAcgttgaattggaaagaaaagagagaaatcaTCAGATTCTGCAAAATTTTGGAAAGGCTTTGTGGAAAGTCTTGAAAGAATACAAGAGAAAACTTGAG GTGGCTGAAAATGAAATTTGCACCCTCAGAGATTGCTTAAGTTGTGAGAAAACTAGATCCGCTGAACTAGAGAATCAACTGAGGGATTGGCAAAGTAACTGCTGCTGCAGGAAAGGAGTTTCAAGTGAGGAATCCTCCAGAGAAGAGGATGAATTCAGAGGAAAAGGTTCATTAGATTGTGAGGCGCGTCAATCCACTGATCAGAATGAG GTGGACGAAAATGTAACCTGCACTCCCAGAGACTGCATAATCATCAAGAAAACAAGATGGGCTGAACTAGAGAATGAACTGATGGATTGGCAAAGTAACTGCCGCTGCAGGAAGGGGGTTTCAAGTGAGGTTTCCTCCAGAGAAGTGGATGAACTCAGAAGAAAAATCTCTTTAGATTTTGAGGATCATCAATCCATTGGTTGCAATGAG GTGACATCTGAAGCTTATTCTTGTCATTTGGAAGGGTCTGCGCATGCGAGAAATGATGAGCGGCTTGACTCCACT ATTGCTCAGCAGCTCGAAAGTTCTATTGAAGATGCTACTGGTGTTGAAGATCTGATGAAACTAATTGAAATGAAAGCAGAGATTACAGATTTGAATGGCAAAGCAACTGCTGTATTAAGCGGGTCACACTCTTGCACTGATCAGGAGTACGGGCAAGAAGAAGAAAGTTCTG TCCGCACTTCCAAAGCGACTTTCATAAACAGAGACGAGAACGACCTGTTGGAAGAGGACCACACACTTTTTGATTCAGTACTTCCAGATTGTTCAGTCAGCTCTTCTAAGTCATCTCTCTTCGTTGAAAATAAGAGCCCTTTTCAAGTGTGGGAGGACCAAACACAAAACGAAGAGGACAAG GTGAAGTCAGATGCACATACGAGAACTGAGGAGCGGCTTGACTCCACT ACTGCCCAGAAGTTCGAAAGATCTATAGAAGATATTACTGGTGTTGAAGTTCCGAAGATTCCAGATGGAATGAAAGCAGAGAGTATAAATttgaaaggcaaagaaaatgCTCTGTTAAGTGGGTCACCCTCTTGCACTGATCAGGAGTACGAGCAAGAAGAGGAAAGTTTTG TCTGCACTTCCCAAGCGACTTCAATAAGCAGAGACGAGAACGACCTGTTGGAAGAGGACCACATGCTTTTTGATTCAGTACTTCCAGAATGTACAATCAACTCTTCTGAGTCATCGCTCCTCGTTGAAAATAACAGCTCTTTTCCAGTGGTTGAGGACCAAACACAAAACGAAGAGGACAAG ACTGCTAAGACGCTCGAAAGTTCTACTGAAGATGCTACTGGTGTTGAAGATCAGAAGATTCCAGATGGAATGAAAGCAGAGAGTACAGATTTGAATGGCAAAGCAAATGCTTTGTTAAGTGGGTCACCCTCTTTCCCTGATCAGGAGTACGAGCGAGAAGAGAATTTTTTTG TAAGCACTTCTCAAGCGACTTCCATAAACAGAGACGAGGCCAGCCTGCTGGAAGAGGACCACACGCTTTTTGATTCAGTACTTCCTGAATGTACAGTCAACTCTTCTGAGTCATCTCTCTTCATTGAAAATAACTGCTCTTTTCCAGTGCTGGAGGACCAAACACACAACAAAGAGGATAAG ACTGCTCAGAAGCTTGAAAGTTCTATTGAAGATGCTACTGGTGTTGAAGATCTGATGAAACCAAATGAAATGAAAGCAGAGATTACACGTTTGAATGGCAAAGCAACTGCTGTATTAACTGGGTCACGCTCTTGTACTGATCAGGAGGACGGGCAAGAAATGGAAAGTTCTG AATTTGTAGTCTGCACTTCCCAAGCAACTTTCATAAACAGAGACGGGGCCAGCCTGTTGGAAGAGGATCATGCGCTTTTTGATCCAGTACTTGCAGAATGTACAGTCAGCTCTTCCGAGTCATCTCTCTTCGTTGAATATAACAGCTCTTTTCCAGTGGTGCAGAACCAATCACAAAATGAAGAGGACAAG AAACCATTGGGTCCATCGACAATGTTAATGCCCGAGGAAGTTGTACATGCTCTAGGATGCCATGATAACAACACACCTGAAGCAGTTACCAAACATGGTTCCTGCACTAAACTTCAGAATGCAGATAGGCCAAAAAG GAGACTTCTACCAGTTTCGTCCATCTTATTAAAAGATATAGGCAATATAGACTTCAAGGACGAGAATGAGAAACCAAAG GGAGTCAAGGCAGAAAAGAAAGGAACTTCTGGTAAGAACAGAACTCAGGGCAGCACTTCACTTATTCGTTTGCTCAAGGATAATCTTGCTATCTAG
- the LOC107816679 gene encoding uncharacterized protein LOC107816679 isoform X6, giving the protein METKSPCPPYTVTVRRNPPRRARPTPSSAVPNSLPRSPPRNISSFPIEDILSIEVPEKQLLTEHPSSSENLKVFLRVRPLISQRETAKIEKTAAEMKKTTKNAWPKNPKSTNALPKKLKKSYEVCVTVNDAHSVTLLPPQSLQDAKRIKSEVYEGFSHVFSSQASQREVYEEMVNPLVEDFLKGKSGMLAALGPSGSGKTHTIFGCGRDPGMVPLALRRILSQEEGEKKKSRRIFYLSMFEISSEKGKSEKIFDLSQDGADLCIQQSSIKGVQQAVLYDAQQAESLIACGLLKRATAMTNSNSQSSRSQCIINIRCEYTRAGGKVGDNSNSAVLTIVDLAGAEREKKTGNQGVRLLESNFINNTSMVFGLCLRSLLEHQKNPRKPMQKHFQNSLLTRYLRDYLEGKKRMALLLTVRPGEEDYLDTSFLLRQASPYTKIKFDIVEEHGILNHNKRPVQTTPSMGKLKRMKLNQTENCEINQRSIERPELPNEEAAVEGVKDDSLTGVLVQSEEIITIEANERNILRVDHVELERKERNHQILQNFGKALWKVLKEYKRKLEVAENEICTLRDCLSCEKTRSAELENQLRDWQSNCCCRKGVSSEESSREEDEFRGKGSLDCEARQSTDQNEVDENVTCTPRDCIIIKKTRWAELENELMDWQSNCRCRKGVSSEVSSREVDELRRKISLDFEDHQSIGCNEVTSEAYSCHLEGSAHARNDERLDSTIAQQLESSIEDATGVEDLMKLIEMKAEITDLNGKATAVLSGSHSCTDQEYGQEEESSDSVVRTSKATFINRDENDLLEEDHTLFDSVLPDCSVSSSKSSLFVENKSPFQVWEDQTQNEEDKVKSDAHTRTEERLDSTTAQKFERSIEDITGVEVPKIPDGMKAESINLKGKENALLSGSPSCTDQEYEQEEESFGNSKILNLLFVFSSNFCTSQATSISRDENDLLEEDHMLFDSVLPECTINSSESSLLVENNSSFPVVEDQTQNEEDKTAKTLESSTEDATGVEDQKIPDGMKAESTDLNGKANALLSGSPSFPDQEYEREENFFDSVVSTSQATSINRDEASLLEEDHTLFDSVLPECTVNSSESSLFIENNCSFPVLEDQTHNKEDKTAQKLESSIEDATGVEDLMKPNEMKAEITRLNGKATAVLTGSRSCTDQEDGQEMESSEFVVCTSQATFINRDGASLLEEDHALFDPVLAECTVSSSESSLFVEYNSSFPVVQNQSQNEEDKKPLGPSTMLMPEEVVHALGCHDNNTPEAVTKHGSCTKLQNADRPKRRLLPVSSILLKDIGNIDFKDENEKPKGVKAEKKGTSGKNRTQGSTSLIRLLKDNLAI; this is encoded by the exons ATGGAGACGAAATCGCCGTGTCCGCCGTACACGGTGACCGTTCGCCGGAACCCTCCCCGGAGAGCAAGACCGACACCATCCTCCGCTGTTCCTAATTCGCTTCCCCGATCGCCGCCGCGAAACATCTCTTCATTCCCCATTGAGGATATTCTATCAATAGAAGTCCCTGAAAAACAACTTCTTACGGAGCATCCATCATCATCGGAGAATCTCAAGGTATTTCTGAGAGTCCGACCGTTAATTTCTCAACGAGAAACAGCGAAAATAGAAAAAACAGCTGCtgaaatgaagaaaacaacaaaaaatgcTTGGCCTAAAAACCCTAAGTCCACCAATGCGTTGCCGAAGAAGCTCAAAAAGAGCTATGAAGTCTGTGTGACAGTGAATGATGCACATTCCGTTACCCTATTGCCTCCGCAGAGCTTACAAGACGCCAAACGTATTAAATCAGAAGTTTATGAAGGTTTTTCACATGTCTTCTCGTCACAAGCATCTCAg AGGGAAGTTTACGAAGAAATGGTGAATCCTTTAGTTGAGGATTTTCTGAAGGGTAAGAGTGGAATGTTAGCTGCATTGGGACCAAGTGGTTCTGGGAAGACTCATACCATCTTTGGCTGTGGAAGGGACCCTGGTATGGTGCCTCTCGCTCTTCGTCGAATTTTATCACAGGAAGAAGGAGAGAAGAAGAAGTCACGAAG GATATTTTATTTGTCCATGTTTGAGATCTCTTCTGAGAAAGGAAAATCTGAAAAGATATTTGATTTATCTCAAGATGGGGCTGATTTATGCATCCAACAATCATCTATTAAAGGCGTGCAACAG GCCGTACTTTATGATGCTCAGCAAGCTGAATCGTTAATTGCATGTGGACTTTTAAAACGTGCGACAGCTATGACGAATTCAAACAGTCAATCCAG TCGTTCACAGTGCATCATAAATATCCGCTGTGAATATACGAGGGCAGGTGGAAAAGTTGGTGATAACTCAAACAGTGCTGTGCTGACTATAGTTGACCTTGCTGGAGCTGAGAGGGAAAAGAAGACTGGAAATCAG GGGGTTAGATTGCTCGAAAGTAATTTTATCAACAACACTTCGATGGTGTTTGGCCTGTGCTTAAGG TCATTACTGGAGCATCAGAAGAACCCCAGAAAACCTATGCAGAAACACTTTCAAAACTCTCTG TTGACCAGATACTTACGAGATTATTTGGAAGGGAAGAAGCGGATGGCACTG CTTTTAACTGTTAGACCTGGGGAAGAAGACTACCTTGATACTTCTTTTCTGCTAAGGCAGGCTTCACCATATACAAAAATCAA GTTTGACATCGTTGAAGAACATGGGATTTTAAACCACAATAAGAGGCCTGTGCAAACAACGCCTAGCATGGGGAAGCTTAAAAGAATGAAGTTGAACCAAACTGAAAATTGTGAG ATCAATCAAAGAAGCATTGAACGTCCTGAACTTCCGAATGAAG AAGCTGCTGTGGAAGGAGTGAAGGATGACAGCTTGACAGGCGTTCTTGTTCAGTCTGAGGAAATCATCACTATTGAAGCAAATGAGAGGAATATTCTCAGAGTTGATCAcgttgaattggaaagaaaagagagaaatcaTCAGATTCTGCAAAATTTTGGAAAGGCTTTGTGGAAAGTCTTGAAAGAATACAAGAGAAAACTTGAG GTGGCTGAAAATGAAATTTGCACCCTCAGAGATTGCTTAAGTTGTGAGAAAACTAGATCCGCTGAACTAGAGAATCAACTGAGGGATTGGCAAAGTAACTGCTGCTGCAGGAAAGGAGTTTCAAGTGAGGAATCCTCCAGAGAAGAGGATGAATTCAGAGGAAAAGGTTCATTAGATTGTGAGGCGCGTCAATCCACTGATCAGAATGAG GTGGACGAAAATGTAACCTGCACTCCCAGAGACTGCATAATCATCAAGAAAACAAGATGGGCTGAACTAGAGAATGAACTGATGGATTGGCAAAGTAACTGCCGCTGCAGGAAGGGGGTTTCAAGTGAGGTTTCCTCCAGAGAAGTGGATGAACTCAGAAGAAAAATCTCTTTAGATTTTGAGGATCATCAATCCATTGGTTGCAATGAG GTGACATCTGAAGCTTATTCTTGTCATTTGGAAGGGTCTGCGCATGCGAGAAATGATGAGCGGCTTGACTCCACT ATTGCTCAGCAGCTCGAAAGTTCTATTGAAGATGCTACTGGTGTTGAAGATCTGATGAAACTAATTGAAATGAAAGCAGAGATTACAGATTTGAATGGCAAAGCAACTGCTGTATTAAGCGGGTCACACTCTTGCACTGATCAGGAGTACGGGCAAGAAGAAGAAAGTTCTG ATTCTGTAGTCCGCACTTCCAAAGCGACTTTCATAAACAGAGACGAGAACGACCTGTTGGAAGAGGACCACACACTTTTTGATTCAGTACTTCCAGATTGTTCAGTCAGCTCTTCTAAGTCATCTCTCTTCGTTGAAAATAAGAGCCCTTTTCAAGTGTGGGAGGACCAAACACAAAACGAAGAGGACAAG GTGAAGTCAGATGCACATACGAGAACTGAGGAGCGGCTTGACTCCACT ACTGCCCAGAAGTTCGAAAGATCTATAGAAGATATTACTGGTGTTGAAGTTCCGAAGATTCCAGATGGAATGAAAGCAGAGAGTATAAATttgaaaggcaaagaaaatgCTCTGTTAAGTGGGTCACCCTCTTGCACTGATCAGGAGTACGAGCAAGAAGAGGAAAGTTTTGGTAATAGTAAAATTCTGAATCTCCTATTCGTCTTCAGCAGTAATT TCTGCACTTCCCAAGCGACTTCAATAAGCAGAGACGAGAACGACCTGTTGGAAGAGGACCACATGCTTTTTGATTCAGTACTTCCAGAATGTACAATCAACTCTTCTGAGTCATCGCTCCTCGTTGAAAATAACAGCTCTTTTCCAGTGGTTGAGGACCAAACACAAAACGAAGAGGACAAG ACTGCTAAGACGCTCGAAAGTTCTACTGAAGATGCTACTGGTGTTGAAGATCAGAAGATTCCAGATGGAATGAAAGCAGAGAGTACAGATTTGAATGGCAAAGCAAATGCTTTGTTAAGTGGGTCACCCTCTTTCCCTGATCAGGAGTACGAGCGAGAAGAGAATTTTTTTG ATTCTGTAGTAAGCACTTCTCAAGCGACTTCCATAAACAGAGACGAGGCCAGCCTGCTGGAAGAGGACCACACGCTTTTTGATTCAGTACTTCCTGAATGTACAGTCAACTCTTCTGAGTCATCTCTCTTCATTGAAAATAACTGCTCTTTTCCAGTGCTGGAGGACCAAACACACAACAAAGAGGATAAG ACTGCTCAGAAGCTTGAAAGTTCTATTGAAGATGCTACTGGTGTTGAAGATCTGATGAAACCAAATGAAATGAAAGCAGAGATTACACGTTTGAATGGCAAAGCAACTGCTGTATTAACTGGGTCACGCTCTTGTACTGATCAGGAGGACGGGCAAGAAATGGAAAGTTCTG AATTTGTAGTCTGCACTTCCCAAGCAACTTTCATAAACAGAGACGGGGCCAGCCTGTTGGAAGAGGATCATGCGCTTTTTGATCCAGTACTTGCAGAATGTACAGTCAGCTCTTCCGAGTCATCTCTCTTCGTTGAATATAACAGCTCTTTTCCAGTGGTGCAGAACCAATCACAAAATGAAGAGGACAAG AAACCATTGGGTCCATCGACAATGTTAATGCCCGAGGAAGTTGTACATGCTCTAGGATGCCATGATAACAACACACCTGAAGCAGTTACCAAACATGGTTCCTGCACTAAACTTCAGAATGCAGATAGGCCAAAAAG GAGACTTCTACCAGTTTCGTCCATCTTATTAAAAGATATAGGCAATATAGACTTCAAGGACGAGAATGAGAAACCAAAG GGAGTCAAGGCAGAAAAGAAAGGAACTTCTGGTAAGAACAGAACTCAGGGCAGCACTTCACTTATTCGTTTGCTCAAGGATAATCTTGCTATCTAG